The following coding sequences lie in one Colias croceus chromosome 1, ilColCroc2.1 genomic window:
- the LOC123691995 gene encoding proline-, glutamic acid- and leucine-rich protein 1-like, whose protein sequence is MERLRASQEQFSALIEFMERYGDLSRPQRGPQGRLKADQMWARLTLLLNSVGGGVHKSQEKWKKVWADWKTKTKKKKMLISNHTNGTGGGPSSRLSLTVLEDRVCAILGETAVLGQAGIQEHGFNAPPVPREEPIPEDVEIEIPVGLENFNYNTSVPTLPASPLLLDPQPSPPPPPVRPPPPLPRSPPRPTGRRSSASPRSATASPRHGMQRARRNRGLTPFDRAATEFVAVEQRRLALEETREKLSHEREREREKLLHEREREREELFHQREMERLRLESLKVEANREQTRVMQQIAVIGQRLLEILPQGPAS, encoded by the exons ATGGAGAGACTGCGCGCCAGCCAGGAGCAATTTTCTGCTCTTATAGAATTCATGGAAag GTATGGTGACCTCTCTCGACCACAGCGGGGACCTCAGGGTCGACTAAAAGCCGACCAAATGTGGGCAAGGCTCacattattacttaattcagTTGGTGGTGGGGTTCACAAATCACAAGAGAAGTGGAAGAAA GTCTGGGCAGATTGGAagactaaaacaaaaaaaaagaaaatgttgaTTTCCAACCACACAAATGGTACTGGTGGTGGTCCAAGCAGCAGGCTGTCTCTAACAGTTTTGGAAGACCGAGTCTGTGCCATACTGGGAGAGACTGCTGTTCTTGGTCAAGCTGGCATACAAGAGCATGGCTTTAAT gcGCCACCAGTACCAAGGGAAGAACCCATTCCTGAAGATGTGGAAATTGAAATTCCTGTAGGCTtagagaattttaattataata CAAGTGTTCCAACATTGCCAGCATCACCGCTACTGCTAGACCCACAGCCCTcaccaccaccaccaccaGTACGTCCGCCGCCCCCTCTACCGCGTTCTCCTCCGCGTCCCACTGGTCGACGGTCATCGGCGTCACCGCGATCTGCGACTGCCTCGCCGCGACATGGGATGCAGAGAGCTCGCAGGAATCGCGGCTTAACGCCATTTGACCGGGCCGCTACAGAATTTGTGGCGGTTGAACAACGACGCCTTGCACTGGAGGAGACGCGAGAGAAGCTTTCCCATGAGCGAGAAAGGGAAAGGGAAAAGCTTCTCCATGAACGTGAGAGGGAGCGTGAGGAACTTTTCCACCAAAGAGAAATGGAGCGACTGCGGCTGGAGTCGCTAAAGGTTGAGGCAAATCGCGAGCAAACTAGGGTGATGCAGCAAATAGCTGTTATCGGGCAAAGGTTGCTCGAGATATTGCCTCAAGGGCCCgcatcttaa
- the LOC123691865 gene encoding putative nuclease HARBI1 produces the protein MHALRLLKAAHDEELWLRRQKRNASRPSLETINEMPEQLFQERFRLNKKTFSELCCSLRNETNIRGTKEIPLEVKVLCALSFFATGSYQRIVGVTQHLPQRTTSRCIRQVVEALNSPRIVKKWIVFPQTHQERTRIRQEFQRKFQLPGVIGCIDCTHISIVKPHIDEQNYFNRKGYHSLNVQMICDDNLKIINVNAKYGGATHDSFIWSSSEVEPYMRGLHENGELTWLLGDSGYPQRAWLMTPILNAEPGSRAEVYTTRHLQARNCIERCFGVLKARWRCLLKHRTLHYHPRVASEVTIACCVLHNIALDAKLPPPNNMAEQQEDGDEPSVGVGPISSNQDELMSGRIMLNNLVNRLV, from the exons atgcacGCTTTGAGACTTTTAAAAGCTGCGCACGATGAAGAACTTTGGCTCAGgcgccaaaaaagaaatgcgTCCAGACCGAGTTTAGAGACAATCAATGAAATGCCGGAACAATTGTTTCAGGAGCGTTTtaggttaaataaaaaaacttttagcGAGCTTTGCTGCAGCCTACGTAACGAAACAAACATACGGGGGACTAAAGAAATTCCTTTGGAAGTAAAG GTTCTTTGCGCTCTGAGTTTCTTCGCAACGGGATCCTATCAGAGAATTGTGGGTGTCACACAACATTTGCCACAACGCACTACAAGTAGATGCATTAGGCAAGTTGTGGAGGCACTCAACAGTCCTCggatagtgaaaaaatggaTAGTTTTCCCTCAAACACACCAAGAAAGAACAAGAATTCGACAAGA ATTTCAAAGGAAATTTCAATTGCCAGGGGTAATTGGATGCATAGATTGCACTCACATATCAATTGTAAAACCCCACATTGATGAacagaattattttaacagaaaAGGATACCATTCCTTAAATGTGCAAATG atatgtgatgataatttaaagattATCAATGTCAATGCAAAATATGGTGGAGCCACGCATGATTCCTTCATATGGTCATCCAGTGAAGTGGAACCATACATGCGTGGACTTCACGAAAATGGTGAATTGACGTGGCTATTAG gtGATTCTGGATACCCACAGAGAGCGTGGCTGATGACACCAATTTTAAATGCCGAACCAGGTTCTCGAGCAGAGGTGTACACTACACGCCATTTACAGGCACGCAATTGTATTGAACGATGTTTTGGTGTATTGAAGGCTCGTTGGAGATGCTTGCTGAAGCATCGTACACTCCATTACCATCCTCGTGTTGCCAGTGAGGTAACTATTGCATGTTGTGTTCTGCACAATATTGCACTGGATGCTAAATTACCTCCCCCTAATAATATGGCTGAGCAACAAGAGGATGGTGATGAACCGAGTGTGGGGGTTGGACCCATTTCCAGCAACCAAGATGAGCTGATGAGTGGCAGAATAATgctaaataatttagttaatagaTTAGTTTAG